In Labrus mixtus chromosome 22, fLabMix1.1, whole genome shotgun sequence, the genomic window atccacatttttatttgtttcagaaCCAACAGTGCAAACgggcacagagtatgtggattTGGGAATTATCAATAACTTTTGACCCAGTTTACTTGTGCTAACCTGGAAACCTGGAAACTCAATATCATACAGTCAAAATGTAACATACATGCTCACTATTTACAACCATTTATGACTGATAAGGATGAAATAGGCAAGCCTTGTAAATTGCAGAACCATCAGTCGGTGGATGATCTAATCAGTGTGATTTATAGGAGAAATGACAAGAGGGGCAGAGTTTATACCACAAAGATAAAGACCAGGACTGAAGAATGGGTAGAGCTTTTCAGTGAAAGAACATCCAGTAAAGGTGTGGATAATGTCTGCTGAATCTACGTCAAAAAAGGAGACCGAGCCCTTCCCATAATCCACAAACACGCCAACCTTCTTCACTTTGGATTTCACACAGAGATGGATTCCAGAAGATCGGTAATTCTGTCCATTTCTAAAACATATAGTCCAGTAGCCATTCTCGGGGCTTGCGGTGATTGATCCCTTCCTGTCGATCGACTCTTTGACGACACCTAGATCCCAAGAAGTCTTCCCTTTGACCTGAACCTCGTAATAAAATCTTCCTGAAGAGAAACTCTGCTTTCCCAAAACATTGCTGACAGAAAGAAATCTTTTTGAGCCGTCCGGCGGGTTTTGTTTTACGTCACCACAGTACACTTGCTTCCCATTGTCAGACAGAACGAGGTTGGGATGAGCTGTGTTAGGATCTAGAGACACATCTTTTGCAAACTGCTGGACCCTGTTCAGCTTCCCCTTTGCAATAAATGCGTCCTTCTGTTTTCTGAGCATTTCCTCGAGCTGGGCCACAGTGATCCCCACACTTCCTCCATATGACGGGGGAGTGATGCTGAATTCTGTCCAGTTCTTAGTGTTGGAGGCAAAGCTGTGGACAAAGTTAAGATGGTCTTTGGTGGTTGAGAGTTTCTCTACCTCAGCGCTTCTCTTTCTGAGTTCTGAGAGTTCTTGCTCCAGCTCTAGTATGAATTCCTCGGCctctttctgtgttgttttccgCTTCTCATTAATGGATTTAATGAGATTATCCAGACTCTCCTTCAAAGTCTGCAGCAACACAGCGAAAGCCTGCTCGCTGTCTGTGATTTGTCTGTCTGCAGATTTGCCACTGAGCTCTGCTGAGAGTTTGATCTCCTCGATCTTCGTCTCCCTCTCCTGGATCATCAGCTCGATTTTAGCCCCCAGCTCGGCTTTCTTCTTTTCAAGTTCGCCTTTCAGAGCAACACACTCGTGGTTCTTGAGgtctaaaacaaacagaagacaaacatCTGGTTAGTCTTACATAAAGCTCCCTGTGCGATTTTATTATTCAATGTGCTAAATGCCGCTCTAACTATGGAGtctgattcatattttttagcCTAATCTAACGTATAAATTGTTGGTAATCTGCCAGAACCAAGTCAGGGTACTCCTATTCAGCTAAGTATTggttttatatgtatttattcatcataTAGTTGATTTTTGGCAACGGATCAGCTTGGGAGGTTTATTTAAAACGCCTCACAGGTGTTTACATCACATAACTTACCTTTTGTTTCCGGGCTGGAGCTTTCCAAACGCTCCACCAGATCATTCCTGCTGATCTTCTCTAAAACCGCCTTGGTTAACATCTGAGCTCCAGGATCCTTATATGTCTGCGCCAACAGATCTACAGTATCCCGTCTTTCCGCCTTTTCCAACCGAGCGACAGGAATTCCTGAAAAGCCCTTCACGTTATTATCCAGCTTCAGAAACCATTTGAAATGCTCAAAGTCCTCCTCTTTCAAGTCCTGAAGGATTTTCAAAAGCTCCTCTCTCAGCTTTGCCATCGGGACTCcctgaaaaagaaatgtaaacaattTAGTGGGACATTGAATGATTTATTCCATCTCATGCCACTTCACCAGCCAAAACTCTGCTTTGCTTTTTAAGGTCAAGTGAATCTGTGAGGATGTTCATGTTGGGGATTCTTTGACCCAAGTAACAAATTTCTACAAAGCAGGAGCCAAATATAATTAAACACTGACCTCCCAAACAAGCATCTAGCTTAGCATTAGGAACATTAAGTTTCATAAGTTtctgcactgctgccaaccgcaAGGCCCTGCAGTgcacagtgaaggctgctgaacggattatcggtgtcccactcccctctcttctggacctctacggtacccgcctcacccgcaaagcaaccagcattgtgcgtgaccccacccacccctcacacagcctcttcagcctcctgccatcggggagacggtaccgcagcctgcgggccggctccaccagactgggaaacagcttcttccaccaagctgtcaggaactaactctctcccctctcttcctccccccccctctgcccccacgaacactggacgttgaaaccccctcccgtttgccaccaagaactctggaataataactctgaagctaactattcaaaagtacactcagtttaatgcacattgcacaagtttactttttcttgaaattgtattttatttattttatttaccattttgcacaatttagaatttattactgtaaatattatttatcttattttacctcattttattttatctttttccctcattttggttgtattgcaccgcgggacggagacaaacgcaatttcgattccactgtatgtctgccatattttgaaattgacaataaagttgactttgactttgactttgaaaaagatTTTCACACACAAGGAGGCAGCAACGAAGAGCAGATTCAACTCCCCCTTTAAAGTTACAAACCCTTGCACATCGTGACATTGTCTCTGACTCTTTCAAAGGATTCTCAGGCCAGTTCTGACAAGTCCCATCTCACTAGAACACCTTACATTGTAAAACCAGACTAGTTTTTGAATGGGAACGAAGAATGTGTTACAAAAGCTCACTTATCCTGTTCCCTGTGTGACATCTTACCTTTTAAAGTTGTGCAGATTAAGCCACAGatactttgttttcttctgactgaCAGTAATACTTCCCAGGAAGCCACCAGTGTCAGATGAATCCCCAGGCCTTCCCCTTGAATCCtaaaaaacaggaagaatgACATCACAAGACTGACCAATGCAATTGAAGCTTTATACTTATCGAGAAATGCATGAAAGGTTATAGAAATGATATATATCACTCTGCAGGTACAAATGACTTCAGGATGTTTGACCTACAAAACTTCTTTAGGCAGGCTGAAATAATGAGGaaacaatcaaaaacacaaGCTGTGTTGCAGTTAAAACATGCATTCAGTGTACTTAGCAACAAGATTGTTAACAGGAAGTGTGCAACAGTCTCTGAAGCAATCAGCAATGAGATTTAGATCAAGACAAGCTGGAACAAAAGCATCAGAGCATTTTGCAGCTGATGACTCGAGAATTATGAGCCAGATCAGCTCCAAGATTTTATAGATTCTTCTTTCCATGCTACACCCTTCGACCAGGTTTTACAAAAAGCCTTGAAGAGGTGTAGTAGTAAATTAATCAAACTAGTATGCAGTGGAAAAAACCCCATAGAAAATTAAGTCAAGactaaagagagaaataaattaCCCCTTCACCATGCAGCTTTTTTCACAACAACCACCCCAATAAAGCATTTATAAACACAGCTGAAACCACCCACATAGACAGTCAACATTATAAAAAGCCATGTTTACCAAACTTGGGTTGAAGACCACCAGCAGAGCTTGGAAAGTCGTCGTAAAAATCCAGCTCCAGAGACGCAAACAACTACTTTCACAACAAAGGAGGGAAGCTGCAGACTTCTTTTCCATCCACAGAAAATCATTCAAAGTCTCCAAAATCAATATCCATTCCAAAAACAGCAGatgaagaaaggaagaaatCGTTTCACTGCTCTGAGATCAGGAAGTTACCCCCTGACTCTTCTAGACCCACATTCTCTCTCACAGCTGAATTCAAAC contains:
- the LOC132956338 gene encoding zinc-binding protein A33-like; the encoded protein is MAKLREELLKILQDLKEEDFEHFKWFLKLDNNVKGFSGIPVARLEKAERRDTVDLLAQTYKDPGAQMLTKAVLEKISRNDLVERLESSSPETKDLKNHECVALKGELEKKKAELGAKIELMIQERETKIEEIKLSAELSGKSADRQITDSEQAFAVLLQTLKESLDNLIKSINEKRKTTQKEAEEFILELEQELSELRKRSAEVEKLSTTKDHLNFVHSFASNTKNWTEFSITPPSYGGSVGITVAQLEEMLRKQKDAFIAKGKLNRVQQFAKDVSLDPNTAHPNLVLSDNGKQVYCGDVKQNPPDGSKRFLSVSNVLGKQSFSSGRFYYEVQVKGKTSWDLGVVKESIDRKGSITASPENGYWTICFRNGQNYRSSGIHLCVKSKVKKVGVFVDYGKGSVSFFDVDSADIIHTFTGCSFTEKLYPFFSPGLYLCGINSAPLVISPINHTD